In Acidimicrobiales bacterium, the sequence CCGCGCGGGCCGCTCGACCCCGGCGAGGTCGGGGGCGCGGTCGTGTCGAGGGAGACCGTCGACCTGGGCCGGCTCGACCCGGCGCCGCCGCCCACCGCCCCGTCGGCCGACCTCGCGCCCGACCAGCTGGCCGCCGTCGCCCACGGCGCCGGCCCGGCCAGGGTCGTCGCCCCGGCCGGCTCCGGGAAGACGAGGGTGCTCACCGAGCGCCTCCGCCACGTGCTCGTCGACCGGGGCTGGGAGCGGGAGGCGGTCCTCGCCGTCGCCTACAACAAGCAGGCCCAGGTGCAGCTCGAGGAGCGCACGGCCGACGTCCACCCCCGCACCCGCACCCTGAACTCGCTCGGCCTGTCCGTCGTGGCCGCCGCGAACGGGCGCATGCCCCGGGTCATGGACGAGCGGGAGGTCCGCGACCTCGTCGCCTCGCTCGTCCCCCTCCCCCGCCGCCGCGTGAACACCGACCCGCTCGGCCCCTACGTCGAGGCGCTGTCGCTCGTGCGCCTCGGCCTGCGCGACCCCGAGGACGTCGAGGCGTCGCGCGACGACGTGCCCGGCCTGGCCGCCGCGGTCGAGCCGTTCCGGGCCGCGCTGGCCGCGACCGGCGCCGTCGACTTCGACGAGCAGGTGTACGGCGCGGTCGCCGCCCTGCTCGGCGACGGCGAGCTCCGCCGCCGCCTCCAGGGCACCCACCGCCACCTCCTCGTCGACGAGTTCCAGGACCTCACCCCGGCCCACGTCCTGCTCCTGCGGCTGCTCTCGGCGCCGGCCTTCGACGTGTTCGGGGTGGGCGACGACGACCAGACCGTGTACTCCCACGCCGGCGCCGACCCGGCCTTCCTCCTCGACTACGGCGACCTGTTCCCCGGGGCCGCCTCGCACGCGCTGGAGGTGAACTACCGCTGCCCGGCCGCCGTCGTCACCGGCGCGCTGCGGCTGCTCGGGCGCAACGACCGGCGCCTCCCGAAGGACGTCCGCCCCGGCCCGGCCGCCGACCCCGACCCGGCGGCCCTCGCCCTCCGCGAGCACGCCCCCGAGGAAGGGGCGACGGCCGTCGTCGAGGCCGTGCGGGCCTGGCTCGACGAGGGGGCGGTGCCCTCGGAGGTGGCCGTCCTCACCCGGGTCAACTCCCTCCTGCTCGCGCCCCAGGTCGCCCTGGGCGAGGCGGGCGTGCCGGTGTCGTCGGTGCTGCGGGCCGACGTGCTCGAGCGCACCGGGGTGCGAGCCGCGCTCGCCTACCTCCGCATCGGCGCCTCGCCCGACGCCATCCGGCCCGGCGACGTCGTCGAGGTGCTGCGCCGCCCGAGCCGGGGCCTGCCGCCGTGGTTCTCCGACCGGTTGCGCAACCGCCGCCGGCTCACGCTCACGTCGCTGCGGGCCATCGCCGGCACCGTGACGGAGAAGGACGGGGCGAAGGTCGAGGCGCTGGCCGACGACCTCGAGGCCGTGGCCCTCGCCGTCGCCAACGGCACGACCCGCCAGGTGCTCCTCGCCGTCCGGGACGGCATCGGCCTCGGGCGGGCGATGACCCTGCTCGACGGCTCGCGGGGCGGCGACGGCTCCAGCCACCTCGACGACCTCGAGGCCCTGCTCCAGGTGGCCGACCTGCACCCGGACCCGGCGACCTTCGAGCCGTGGCTGCGGGCCGCCCTCGGCCGGCCGGCGGCGCCCGACGGGGTGACCCTGTCGACGGTCCACCGGGTGAAGGGCAGGGAGTGGGACCGGGTCGTCGTGGCCGGCGTGACGGCCGGGCTGCTCCCTCACCGCCTCGCCGAGGACGAGGAGGAGGAGCGCCGGGTGCTCCACGTGGCGGTGACGAGGGCGAGGCGGCGGGCCGTGGTCCTCGGCGACCGGTCCCGCCCGTCGCCGTTCCTCGCCGAGCTGGCCGGCACGGCGCCGCCGAAGTCCGAGCGGCGGGTGGCGGCGGCGCCCGCCGCGCCGGCGGGCGGGCCGCGGCGGTCGGACGGGCGGGCCGCCGCAGCCGTGCCGTCGCTGGCCGCCGAGCCGGGGCTGGCCGTCACCGTGCCGGGCGGGTTCGAGGGCACCGTCGACGGGCGGACGGCGGCCGGCACCGTCGTCGCCCTGGCGCGCGGCGGGCGGCTGACCGTGCGGTGGGGCGAGCCGGTCATCGTCGACGGTCGGCGGGTGACCCTGACCGACCCCGAGGCCGGGGCGGTGGAGGAGCGGCTGCGGGCCTGGCGGCTCGAGCGGGCGAGGAAGGACGGCGTGCCGGCCTACGTCGTCTTCCACGACCGCACGCTCCAGGCGATCGCCGCCGCCCGCCCGGCGACGCTCGAGGAACTGGCCCGCCAACCCGGCATCGGGCCGACGAAGCTGGAACGCTACGGCGACGAGGTGCTCGCCGTGCTGGGGGGCGACCGATGACGCAGACGCCGTGCGCGCACCTCGCCGGGGCCCCGTGGCCCACGCGCGGCACCGCCCGACCGACGAGGAGACCACCTGACCATGGACGGACCCACGATGCGCCGGCGGGCGGCCGGCATCGCCACCTGCCTCGCGCTGTGCGCCGGGGCGCTGCTCGTCGCCGCCTCGCCGCCCGCCGGGGCGTCGGACGACGTGTCCACCGCCTCGGCCTGCGACGGCCGGTGGCGGGTGGTCGAGAGCCCGAACCCGGGCAGCGACCGTGACCTGCTGCGGGCCGTCGACACCATCGGCCCGGACCTCGCCTGGGCCGTCGGCTCGACCACCGAGCTGACCGGCGCCACCCGGCCGCTGACCGTCCGCTGGGACGGCATGTCGTGGCAGGACGTCGAGAACGGCATCACCACCGACGCCGTCCTGTCCGGCGTCGAGATCATCGGCCCCGGCGACGTCTGGGCCGTCGGCTACACCGCGGTCGGCCTCACCGAGACCCGCCCGCTCGCCATCCACTGGGACGGCACCCGCTGGACCCGCACGTCGGTGCCGCGCATCCACATCGCCAACCTCACCTCGGTGTCGGGCACGGCCTCCGACGACGTGTGGGCCGTCGGGATGGACCGCGGCTTCGACCCGGCGATGATCGTCCTGCACTGGGACGGCACGGAGTGGACCCGGCTGCCCACGCCCGAGGTGACGACCGACTTCGTCGCCCTCCAGGACGTGATCGCGCTGTCGCCCACCGACGCCTGGGCCGTCGGGTACACGGTCGACGCCGACTTCCGCAGCCGCCCGCTCGCCATCCACTGGGACGGCACGGCGTGGACCAGGGTGCGGGTGCCGATGACCGGCACGAACGGCTCGGCCCTGGAGGACGTGACCAGGACGTCGACCGGCGAGCTCTGGGTCGTCGGCCGCCGCACCGAGGGCACGACCGACCGGCCGCTCGCCCTCCGGCTGCACGAGGGGCGCTGGGCGTCGCCGTCGGACCCGGTCGGCGACGCCGGCCGGTTCGAGGGGGTCGCCCCGCTGCCGGGCGGCGACCTGGTGGCCGTCGGCTTCCTCCCCACCGAGGACGGCACCCGCGCCCTCGCCCAGGTCTGGAACGGCACGACGTGGGAGGTCACGCCGACGGCCGACCCGCACGGCGACGACTTCCTGTTCGACGTGACGACCGTGCCGGAGAAGGCCGTCAGCTGGGCCGTCGGCGACCAGCGGGGCGACGAGTTCCCGGGGACGCTCATCCAGCGGCGCTGCGACTGACCCCCGCCCGGTGGGCGACCCGTGACACAACCGTTACCGCCGCGTGGGGTCCCCGCGACGGCGGCGGCGGACGCTGGTCCCGTCACCGACCGTCCACCGGGGGGATCCCATGCGCACGCTCGCCCACCACCCACGGCGCCTCGCCGCCGTGACCACCGCGGTCGCCATGGCCGCCGGCGCCCTGCTCGCCGGCGGCCCGGCGGCCGCCACGACCACCGTCCGGCCCGCCGCCGACGCAGCCTGCTCGGCCGACTGGTCGGTCATGCCGACCGACTCGCCCTTCGGCGACCTGGACATCAGCCTCGCCGTGGACGCCCTCACCCGCAGCGACGCCTGGTCCGTCGGGTGGGCCGCCGTCGACGGCGCCACCCGCCCGCTGGCCCTGCACTTCGACGGCACGTCGTGGGCCCGGACGCCGATCGCCGACCCGACCGAGGCCGTCCTCACCGGCGTCACCATGCTCGCCGCCGACGACGTGTTCGCCGTCGGCTACGTCGACGTCGGCCTCTCGGAGACCAAGCCCTACGCCATCCACTGGAACGGCACGGCCTGGCGCCGGGTGGGCACGCCGTCGACCCGGATGGGCACGCTCCTCGACGTGGCGAGCAACGCCGCCGGCGACGTCTGGGCCGTCGGCATGGTCCGCGACGCCCAGCCGGCCATGATGGCCCTCCGCTTCGACGGCACCCGGTTCGTCGAGGTGCCGACCCCGGCCGTGTCGGCCTCCTTCGTCGCCCTCACCGGCGTCGACGTCGCCGACGACGGCTTCGCCTGGGCCGTCGGCTACTCGACGAACAGCCAGGTCCAGTACCGGCCGCTGTCGATCCACTGGGACGGGACGAGCTGGGCCCGCCAGCGGGTCCCCGACCTCGGCACCGAGGGCTCGGCGCTGGAGGACGTGGTCATCACCGAGTCGAACCGGGTGTGGGCCGTCGGGTGGCGCACGAGCGAGGCCGGCACCCAGCCGATCGCCTTGCTCCGCGACGGCGAGTGGTTCCAGCCCGCCCCGCCCACCGGCGAGGAGTCCCGGTTCGAGTCGGTGGACGAGCTGCCCGACGGCCGGATCGTCGCCGTCGGCTTCACCGGCAGCCACGACCTCGGGTTCACGGCGCTGTCGGAGGTGTACGACGGGTCCTGGCACGACGTGCCGGCCGCCCCGATCGCCGGCGACGAGCGCTTCCACGGCGTCGCCAGCGTGCCCGGCCGGACGATGACCTTCGCCGTCGGCGAGCGCACCACCGAGGTGCTCCCGAACACCCTCATCGAGCGCCGCTGCGGCTGACCCCCACCGGACCGGCCGGCGGTCGCCTCGACGTCCGCCGGCCGACCGGGACGGGCCGGGCGGCGGCGGTGCTCCTGGCCCGAGCCGGGCGACCACTACCCTCCGGGGCATGTGGCGCCCGGCGCGGGCAGCGCCGACCCTGTCCCTGTTCGTCCTCGTCGTCGCCCTGGCCCTGGCCGGGGCGGCGGCGCGCCCGGCCCCCGCGGCGGCGCAGACCGGCGCGGAGCGCATCGACCGCTACGACGTCGAGATCGGCGTCGGCAGCGACGGCGCCCTCACCGTCACCGAGGTCATCGCCTACGACTTCGGGGGCAACGCCCGGCACGGGATCTTCCGCGACATCCCCGTGCGGTTCCACTACGACGACCGCTACGACCGGGTGATGCCCATCGAGGTCCTGTCCGTCGACGGCTCGGAGGGCACGCCCGACCACTACGAGGTCGAGGACGAGGGCGCCGCCAAGCGGATCCGCATCGGCGACGAGGACGAGACGATCACCGGCCCCCACACGTACCGCATCCGCTACCGGGTCGACGGCGCCCTCAACGGCTTCCCCGACCACGACGAGCTGTACTGGAACGCCGTCGGCCACGAGTGGTCCGTGCCCATCGGGGCGATGACGGCGAGGGTCACCACGCCGAGCGGGATCACCCAGGTCACCTGCTTCGCCGGATCGGAGGGCTCGCAGCTGCCGTGCGGCGCCAGCACGGCGGACGGCACGACGGCGTCGTTCACCAACGGCCCGGTCGGCCCGTTCCAGGGGCTGACCGTCGTCGTCGGGTTCGAGCCCGGCGCCGTGCCCGCCCCCGAGCCGATCCTCGACGAGCGCTGGAGCTTCGCCCGGGCCTTCGCCGTCACGCCGGCGACCGTGGGCGGCAGCGTCGCCCTCCTCGCCGCCGTGCTCGGCGGGTTCGCCACCCTCGCCTGGCGCGCCGGCCGGGACCGCCGCTACGTCGGCTCGCCGACCGACATCGCCTTCGGCAACACCACCGGCGCCGTCGAGGCCGTCCCCCTCATGGAGCGCACCGAGACGCCGGTCGAGTTCGCCCCGCCCGACGGGCTGCGGCCGGGCCAGGTCGGCACCCTCGTCGACGAGGCCGCCAACCCGCTCGACGTCACCGCCACGATCGTCGACCTCGCCGTCCGGGGCTACCTCCGCATCGAGGAGATCCCGAAGCAGGGCTGGTTCGGCAAGCCGGACTGGCGTCTCGTCAAGCTGCGGGAGGGCGACGGCCTCCTGCCCTACGAGGCCCTCCTCTTCGACGCGCTGTTCGAGGACGCGGCAGACGGCACCACCGTCCAGCTGTCCGACCTGCGCAACAAGTTCCGCCAGCGGCTGACCAAGGTGCAGGACGCGCTGTACGAGGACGCCGTCCGCCAGGGCTGGTTCACCAGCCGTCCCGACCGGGTGCGGGCCAAGTGGGTGGTCATCGGCGCGCTGGTGCTGAGCGCCGGCATCGGCCTCGTCGTCGTCACCGCCATCTTCACCCACGCCGCCCTCGTCGCCATCCCCGTCGCCCTGCTCGGCCTGCTGCTGCTGATCGGCGCCCGGCGCATGCCCCACCGCACGGCCAAGGGCACCGGCGTGCTGCGCCGGGTCGCCGGCTTCCGCATCTTCATGGAGGAGTCCGAGGCCCAGCGGGCCCAGTTCGCCGAGCGGGCCCACCTGTTCACCGAGTACCTGCCCTACGCCGTCGTGTTCGGGTGCACCGAGAAGTGGGCGAAGGCCTTCGCCGGCCTGGAGGGGCAGCTGCCCGAGCAGCACTGGTACGTCGGCCACCACGCCTTCACGACCGTCGTCTTCGCCGACGCCATGGACTCGTTCTCGGTGACGACGGCGGGCACGCTCACGTCGGTGCCGGCGTCGTCGGGCAGCAGTGGGTTCGGCGGCGGCGGCTTCTCGGGCGGCGGCGGGGGCGGCGGGGGCGGCGGCTCCTGGTGAGCCTCGAGGTCCTCGCCCCCGGCGTGCTGGCCTGGCTCCAGGAGCCCCACCGCTTCGGGCACCCGAACGCCGGCGTGGTCGTCGACGAGGACGGCCTCACCGTGGTCGACACCCTCATGGTCCGCTCGCAGTGGGAGCCGTTCGGCGCCGCGGTGGACGAGCTCGGCCGCCGCGTCCGGCGGGTCGTGCTCACCAGCAGCCACATCGAGTTCTGCGGCGGCACCCCCCGGTTCCGGATGGCCGCCGTGTACGGCACCCGCCAGGTGAGCGCCCACCTCGACCAGCCGCCCAACGTGGACGCCTACCGCCGCCTGCTGCCCGAGTTCGCCGACGAGTTCGGCGACGACCTCGCCACCCGGCCCGTCACCCACGTGGTCGCCCAGCCGGCCATGCTGAGCGCGGCGGTCGTCGCCGTGCCCACGACCGGGCAGATGCGGGAGAACCTCGTCGTGCACGTGCCCGGCGCCGACGTCCTCTTCGGCGGGGCGATGTGCTGGTTCGGGGTGACGCCGCTCGCCTTCCAGGGCGACCCGGCCACCTGGGCCGACGCCCTCGACGGGGTCGCCGGCCTCGCCCCCATCGTCGTCCCCGGCCACGGGCCGATCGGCGGCGAGGAGGAGGTCCGCGCCCTGCAGGCCTACCTGCGGGCCTGCGTCGACGCCGCCGGCGACCCGTCGGCCATCCCGCCCGGCCCGTGGGACCGCTGGGCCAACCGCGAGCACGACACGGTCAACGTCGAGCGGGCCGCCATGCTGGCGCGGGGCGACGACTCGGTCCCCCCCACCGCCCTCCGCCTCCTCGGCCTCGCCTGACACCGCCGAGGGCCCGGGCGTCGAGCGCCCCGGCAGCGCGCCGACCGGCCCCCGCCCGCGCCGCGAGACACCGACCGGTCCCCCGGCTCCCCCGCTCCGCCGACCGGTCCCCCGGCTCCTCCTTCCCGCTCCCCGCCGGCGGCGCCGGGGCGCCCCGCGCTACCTGCCCTCGGCCGGCTCCCAGAGCTCGAAGCGGTTGCCCTCGGGGTCGGCGGCCCAGCCGAAGCGGCCGAGGCCGGGCATCTCCTCGACGGCGTCGTCCACCTCGATCCCGGCGGCCCGCAGCGCGGCCAGCATCCCGTCGAGGTCGTCGACCCGGTAGTTGACCATCCAGCTGGCCGGGCCCGGCCCGAAGTACGTCGTGTCGTCGGCGAACGGGGCCCACACCGTGGAGCCGGGCGCCGGCGGGTCGTCGGCCGTGCGCCACCGGAACACGACCGGCCCCTCCGGCGCCACGGTGAGCCCGAGGTGCTCCTGGTAGAAGGCCTGCAGCGCCTCCGGGTCGCGGGCCTTGAAGAACACGCCGCCGATGCCGGTCACCCGAGCCATCGGGCGACCCTAGCGGCGGACGCGGAACGGGCCGGCGCCGAGGCGCCGGCCCGTCCGGAACAGCGGGGTGAGCAGCGGGAGCGGCTACGAGCCGATCTCGAAGGTCGCCTGGTTGCGGCCGGCCCGCAGGACCGACTCGACGTTGCCGGCGGCGTCCCCGCCCCTCGACAGGACCGTGTAGCTGGCCACCGGCGACGAGCCCGTCGTCCTCGACAGCGCCGGCAGGCGGAAGGTGAACTCCGTCGTGCCCGTGGCCGAGCGCCACACCGGCCGGTCGGCCGCGCCCTCGACCCAGGCCGAGCCGTTCCACCACTGCGTCGACCCGTCCACCATGTTCCGGCGCAGCGCCACCTGGACCCGGGTCACGCCCTGGTCGTCGGTGGCCGTGCCCTTCACCGTGCGCAGGTCGGCCCGGGCGTAGGTGCGCCCGTCCCGGGGCCGGGTCAGGGCCGTGCGGGGGGCGGTCACGTCGGCCGTGCCGGCGTCGCCCCAGTTCGGGTCCTCCTCGTTGCCCTCACGGGTGACGACCGGGGTGGCGCCGTCGGCGGCGGCCGCGGTCAGCGAGGCGGAGGCCGACCGGAGGCCGGCGGCGGCCGTCGGCACCGGCGGGGCGTCCACGACGTAGAGGTCGTAGCCGCCGCCCCGGAGGCTGGTGAAGATGATCTGGCTGCCGTCGGGCGACCACGTCGGCGACTCGTCGAGGGCCGGGTCGTCGGTCACCCGGGTGAGCGCGCCGCTCGGGTACTCCATGACGTAGATCTCGGCGTTCTCGTTGGGCGGCAGGCCGCAGCAGTCACGGTCGGTCCGGAAGGCGATCCGGGTGCCGTCGGGCGACCACGCCGGGTTGCGCTCGGACGTGTTGATCGTGTCCGGGGTGAGGTCGACCTCGTTGGTGCCGTCCGGGTTGATCGTGTGCAGGTCCTGGGAGTAAGCGTCCCAGCCCCACGTGAAGAGGATGACCGAGCCGTCGGGCGACCAGCGGGGCTCCCACTTGTTGGCCGGGTCGACGCCGTCGGTGACGTGGAACTCGGTGCCGCTGCCGTCGGTCGGCACGGTGAAGATCTCGGACGAGCCCCAGGCCCGGTAGCCGTTGAAGGCGATCTGGGTGCCGTCGGGCGACCAGTTGGGCTCGTAGCTCTGGTAGAACTCCCAGCCGAACTCGGGCTCGGCGAAGGTCAGCTGCGTCACGTTCGCCCCGTCGGCGTCCATGGCGAAGACCTCGTAGTTCCCGTCCGGGTTGGTCTCGATGACCCGGTTGCTGATGAACGCGATCCGGGTGCCGTCCGGCGACCAGACGGGGTCGAGCTCCTGGGAGTCGTCCACGCCGTCCTCGGGCGTCGGGTCGGGGGTCAGGTTGACGTCGCCGGTGCCGTCGGCGTTCATCACGTGGATGTCGTAGGTCGAGTTGGTGCCGAAGCCGGTGGCGGCCACGTAGACGATGCGCCCGTCGGGCGCCGCCTGCGCGCCCGCGGCCGGCGCCCCGGCGACGAGCAGGGTGGAGGCGGCGGTCACGCCCACCGCTCCCCCGACGACCGCCCGGATGATCCTGTTCATGCGCTCCCCGTCTCCCTCAGAAGGTCGGACGTGGCCAGACAACACCACCGGGGCCGCCGGGGACACCGACTTAGCCCATTCTTAGGGAGCCGAAGGAAGGATTTAGTCCACGAGCCGGCCGAAGCCGCAGATGGCGTTCGGGCCGGTGACGCCGTAGTCGCTGGCGAGGATCTCGAGCCGCTGGGTGACGTAGCTCGACGCCTTCTCGAGGCTCGACGCCAGCTCGGCCCCCCGGTACACGAGGTCCTCGAAGTCGGCGTCGTCCAGCTCGTCCAGCCGGGCCTGGGCCGCCTCGAGCTCGGCGACGGCGGCCGCCGCCCCCTCGGTCAGCTCGCGCTCGACCACCGGGCCGATCTCGGGGTCGTCGGGCACGCCGAGCGCGGCGACGTCGTCGGCGAAGGTCGACGTGGCCACGACGAGGTCGCCGACCACGTCGACGGCCAGCTCGTGGCGGGCGGCGAGCGACGCCCGCACGCCCTCCTTGGACAGCCGCTCGACGCCCTCGGCGATCTCGCCCCGCCAGCTGTAGACGAGGTCGCAGAGGTCGCGGTCGTACTGGGTCGGCTCCGACCCGGCGGGCGCGGACGAGGAGGACGAGGAGCCGAGGGCGCCGCCCACGTCGTCGCCGGTGTCGTCGTCGCCCGAGCAGGCGCCGGCCAGCAGGGCGACGGCCACGAGGGCGGCGACGACCGCCCGGGGCGGCCTCACCGGGCCTCCGGCGGCGGCAGGGTGCTCGGCCCCACGTGGTCGTCGAGCCAGGCGGCGAGCGGCTCGCCGGCGTCCCAGGCGCCCACCACCCGGTCCAGCGCCCGCGGGGTCGAGAGCCACCGGGCCGGCGGGAACCTGCGCCACACGTACAGGCCCTTGCGCCGCAGGAGGGCGACGCGGGGGTGGTCCCTCGGCCATCCCCTCGGCGCCGTCTTCAGCGCGTCCCCTCCGACCTCGAGCCCGTCCCGCTCCAACGTCGCGACCACGCCCTCCAGCATCGCGCCGGTGCGGTCGTCGTCGACGGCAGCCCGGTACCGCTCCAGCTGGTCGGCGGCGAGGTGCGGGTAGCCGACCCCGGCCACCAGCCCGGTGGCGTCGAGGCTGACGTAGTAGTGGGCGCCGCCCTCCCGCTCGGACACGGCGGCGATGTTCGTCTTGTACGGCTGCTTGTCCCGGCTGAAGCGCACGTCCCGGTAGGGCCGGAACACCCGCATCGGCCGGTGCCGCTCGGGCACGGCGGCGACGAGCGCGTCCATCGGGCCCCTGACGACGTCGTCGTACACGGCGCGGTGCTCGTCCCACCAGGCCTTGGTGTTGTCGGCCTCCAGCTCGGCGAAGAAGGCGAGCGCCTCGGGCGGCCAGCCCCGGAAGGCGGCGGTCCCGGCCACCGGTCAGGCCGTGGGCACGACGCGGAAGCCCTCGGCCAGCCGGCCGGCGGGCAGCCCGCCCCGCTCGGCCATCGCCTCCCCCCACTCCCGCATGCGCCCCGGCAGGGCGTCGGGCTCGGTGATCTGGCTGACGTGGGCGAGGAGCGCGACGACCTTGCGGTCGAAGTGGTCGGTGACGTCCACGAAGCGGTCGGGGGCGACGTGGGCCATGAGCCAGACCTCTTCGACGGTGTGGGCCTCGAGGCCCTCGGCGGCGAGGTCCGGGTGGGCGAACGGGTTGCGGCTGTCCGGGTAGACGGCGCACACGGTCGCCTCGCCCGCGGCCAGGTGGTCGGGGTGGCTGGCGAAGATGCGGTCCCAGTTGCGCTCGGGCGACTGGCACACGACCCGCTGCGGGCGCACCTGGCGGATGACCCGGGAGAGGTCCCGCCGCAGCTCGATGCTGGGCACGAGGCGGCCGTCCGGGTAGCCGAGGAACACCACCCGGTCGACGCCGACCTCCTTGGCCGCCGCCTCCTGCTCGGCCCGGCGGATGGCCGGGATCTCGGACCGCGGCACGGCGGGGTCGAAGCCGCCGGCGTCGCCGTCGGTCACCACGCAGTAGACGACCTCGATCCCGGCGTCGGTCCACGTCGCCACCGTGCCGGCGGCGCCGAAGTCGACGTCGTCGGGATGGGCGGCGACGACGAGGGCGCGCTCGACGTCGCGGTCGCTCGCCACCGCCCCGCTACCCGCGGTGCTGCTGGCGGTTCGGGGCGATGCGGAGGATCACCCGCTCGCTCTCGATGCTGTCCTCCGGGTACGGCCGGCCGCCGTACTTCATCGACAGCTCGTCGATGCTGGCCCTCGCCTCCGGCCCGGTGACCGTGTCGACGACGGTGCCCCGCACCTCCGCGAAGTGGTACGGGTTCTCGTGGTCGATGATCGTCACCGTCACCCGCGGGTCGCGCCGCACGTTCCGGTACTTCTGGCGGTGGACCTCGGTGTTGATCAGCACGTGCTCCTCGTCGGCCGCCACCCACATGACGTGGGTCATCGGCGTGCCGTCCGGCAGGAGCGTGGTGAAGGCGGCGAAGTTGGGCCCTTCGGCGAGGGCGCGGATGCGTTCGTCGAGCACGCCGGGGACGC encodes:
- a CDS encoding PIG-L deacetylase family protein, coding for MASDRDVERALVVAAHPDDVDFGAAGTVATWTDAGIEVVYCVVTDGDAGGFDPAVPRSEIPAIRRAEQEAAAKEVGVDRVVFLGYPDGRLVPSIELRRDLSRVIRQVRPQRVVCQSPERNWDRIFASHPDHLAAGEATVCAVYPDSRNPFAHPDLAAEGLEAHTVEEVWLMAHVAPDRFVDVTDHFDRKVVALLAHVSQITEPDALPGRMREWGEAMAERGGLPAGRLAEGFRVVPTA
- a CDS encoding PPOX class F420-dependent oxidoreductase — its product is MLDERIRALAEGPNFAAFTTLLPDGTPMTHVMWVAADEEHVLINTEVHRQKYRNVRRDPRVTVTIIDHENPYHFAEVRGTVVDTVTGPEARASIDELSMKYGGRPYPEDSIESERVILRIAPNRQQHRG
- a CDS encoding DUF2461 domain-containing protein is translated as MAGTAAFRGWPPEALAFFAELEADNTKAWWDEHRAVYDDVVRGPMDALVAAVPERHRPMRVFRPYRDVRFSRDKQPYKTNIAAVSEREGGAHYYVSLDATGLVAGVGYPHLAADQLERYRAAVDDDRTGAMLEGVVATLERDGLEVGGDALKTAPRGWPRDHPRVALLRRKGLYVWRRFPPARWLSTPRALDRVVGAWDAGEPLAAWLDDHVGPSTLPPPEAR
- a CDS encoding MBL fold metallo-hydrolase produces the protein MSLEVLAPGVLAWLQEPHRFGHPNAGVVVDEDGLTVVDTLMVRSQWEPFGAAVDELGRRVRRVVLTSSHIEFCGGTPRFRMAAVYGTRQVSAHLDQPPNVDAYRRLLPEFADEFGDDLATRPVTHVVAQPAMLSAAVVAVPTTGQMRENLVVHVPGADVLFGGAMCWFGVTPLAFQGDPATWADALDGVAGLAPIVVPGHGPIGGEEEVRALQAYLRACVDAAGDPSAIPPGPWDRWANREHDTVNVERAAMLARGDDSVPPTALRLLGLA
- a CDS encoding VOC family protein; this translates as MARVTGIGGVFFKARDPEALQAFYQEHLGLTVAPEGPVVFRWRTADDPPAPGSTVWAPFADDTTYFGPGPASWMVNYRVDDLDGMLAALRAAGIEVDDAVEEMPGLGRFGWAADPEGNRFELWEPAEGR
- a CDS encoding ATP-dependent DNA helicase UvrD2, whose protein sequence is MPVPGPAALGRGVVVAAGDAVPAPWSGAPEVVVDDAAVAEPVEVVGRLHRAWAAREPVVVRLAADPARFRSPASWADPPWALGPRFEVWGDRLHFLVWANTYDARGGGEPVWWWARKAARLGAEEAGAGADGDVVLPGGRPAWVDGGPRGPLDPGEVGGAVVSRETVDLGRLDPAPPPTAPSADLAPDQLAAVAHGAGPARVVAPAGSGKTRVLTERLRHVLVDRGWEREAVLAVAYNKQAQVQLEERTADVHPRTRTLNSLGLSVVAAANGRMPRVMDEREVRDLVASLVPLPRRRVNTDPLGPYVEALSLVRLGLRDPEDVEASRDDVPGLAAAVEPFRAALAATGAVDFDEQVYGAVAALLGDGELRRRLQGTHRHLLVDEFQDLTPAHVLLLRLLSAPAFDVFGVGDDDQTVYSHAGADPAFLLDYGDLFPGAASHALEVNYRCPAAVVTGALRLLGRNDRRLPKDVRPGPAADPDPAALALREHAPEEGATAVVEAVRAWLDEGAVPSEVAVLTRVNSLLLAPQVALGEAGVPVSSVLRADVLERTGVRAALAYLRIGASPDAIRPGDVVEVLRRPSRGLPPWFSDRLRNRRRLTLTSLRAIAGTVTEKDGAKVEALADDLEAVALAVANGTTRQVLLAVRDGIGLGRAMTLLDGSRGGDGSSHLDDLEALLQVADLHPDPATFEPWLRAALGRPAAPDGVTLSTVHRVKGREWDRVVVAGVTAGLLPHRLAEDEEEERRVLHVAVTRARRRAVVLGDRSRPSPFLAELAGTAPPKSERRVAAAPAAPAGGPRRSDGRAAAAVPSLAAEPGLAVTVPGGFEGTVDGRTAAGTVVALARGGRLTVRWGEPVIVDGRRVTLTDPEAGAVEERLRAWRLERARKDGVPAYVVFHDRTLQAIAAARPATLEELARQPGIGPTKLERYGDEVLAVLGGDR
- a CDS encoding DUF2207 domain-containing protein codes for the protein MWRPARAAPTLSLFVLVVALALAGAAARPAPAAAQTGAERIDRYDVEIGVGSDGALTVTEVIAYDFGGNARHGIFRDIPVRFHYDDRYDRVMPIEVLSVDGSEGTPDHYEVEDEGAAKRIRIGDEDETITGPHTYRIRYRVDGALNGFPDHDELYWNAVGHEWSVPIGAMTARVTTPSGITQVTCFAGSEGSQLPCGASTADGTTASFTNGPVGPFQGLTVVVGFEPGAVPAPEPILDERWSFARAFAVTPATVGGSVALLAAVLGGFATLAWRAGRDRRYVGSPTDIAFGNTTGAVEAVPLMERTETPVEFAPPDGLRPGQVGTLVDEAANPLDVTATIVDLAVRGYLRIEEIPKQGWFGKPDWRLVKLREGDGLLPYEALLFDALFEDAADGTTVQLSDLRNKFRQRLTKVQDALYEDAVRQGWFTSRPDRVRAKWVVIGALVLSAGIGLVVVTAIFTHAALVAIPVALLGLLLLIGARRMPHRTAKGTGVLRRVAGFRIFMEESEAQRAQFAERAHLFTEYLPYAVVFGCTEKWAKAFAGLEGQLPEQHWYVGHHAFTTVVFADAMDSFSVTTAGTLTSVPASSGSSGFGGGGFSGGGGGGGGGGSW